Within the Carassius auratus strain Wakin chromosome 18, ASM336829v1, whole genome shotgun sequence genome, the region GTAATAGTCTATACTAAGCAGGTTTCGTACTGAATTTAGGtattaagaaattaatgcttaaattttatttaattttttcagattTACTCTGGCAAATCTCCCACTGACTGGATTTAAGTAAATTCTGGGCTGTTGTTCAGAGGGGTAACTGACTTTGGGCCTGGACGTGTCCCCTCGTGGTGTTTGCCGGTGTGGCACTGCACCGTGCACTGATTGGATGCTGCCTGGGAGCTGAGGATGtgctgctggcaccaggaaggAAGGATTTTGATGTGATGGGGTGCAGGACGAGCAAAGTCCTCCCAGAGCCACCCGCTGATGTCCAACTTGACCTAGTCAAAAAGGTAGAGCCGCATCAGACTGATGTCTATAAAAacttcatcaaaagtgacagtggcGGGGAGAAAACAGGCTCGTCATCCCCTCAGGGTCAAAGCCAGGCTACTGCGAAGGTGAGCCAGTCCCCTCCTCCAGCTAACAGCCAGCCTGAGCCTGCTGACCCACATCGGAAAAAAGTAGCCAAATACAGGGCCAAATTTGACCCACGAGTGACTGCTAAGTATGATATCAAAGCTTTGATAGGCCGGGGCAGTTTCAGTCGGGTGGTACGAGTGGAACACAGAAGCACACGGCAGCCATACGCCATCAAGATGATCGAGACTCGCTACCGTGAGGGCAGAGAAGTATGTGAATCTGAACTTTGCGTGCTGAGAAGGGTGCGCCACACCAACATCATCCAACTGATGGAGGTGTTCGAGACGGCGGAGCGGGTCTACATGGTGATGGAGTTGGCCACCGGCGGGGAACTTTTCGACCGCATCATTGCCCGCGGGTCTTTCACAGAAAGGGATGCCACGCGGGTGCTGCAGATGGTTCTCGATGGGGTGAAGTACCTCCATACGTTGGGCATCACGCACAGGGACCTAAAGCCTGAAAACTTGCTTTACTACCATCCTGGTGCTGATTCCAAGATTATGATCACAGACTTTGGCTTGGCCAGCACACGGAAGAAAGGCGACGAATGCCTGATGAAGACTACCTGTGGGACACCTGAGTATATCGCTCCAGAGATACTCGTCCGAAAGCCCTACACTAATGCAGTAGACATGTGGGCACTGGGAGTCATCTCCTACATACTGCTCAGTGGAACCATGCCTTTTGAGGATGACAATCGCATGCGCCTGTACCGACAGATCCTCAAAGGAAAATACAGCTTCTCCGGGGAGGTAAGAACAGTGTGACCGCTTTATCTGTGTGCTGTGCTCAAAATGGTTAACCCAGTTTGGTGTTCCTGgtcaaaaaattacaaattgcttgtaaatctctctttatatcaacttgttttctttgaaTTAGTATCGGTTTAGGAACTGTTTGGTTGTAGGCTTCACTGATCTGAGCTAATGCACCTCCATTTTTAAgtggaaataaaatatgtttgaaaacaATTTGTGGTTAATTTTGGCAGTGTtcacaaaaaaactgaaatgctCAGATCAATGAGAACTACAACCAACCAtgagttccaaaaagaaatacaaaacctgtggtatttaaaagaaaacaagttgataaaATGATTCTAAAATGATCTATTATTTGATTATAGTATAGCATATTgagaaattaattttttaagagTACTGCAAACACCACACatgaaacaaaaagagaaaaatcctaaaaaagtattaaaaacattaaacattttgggGGGAGAAGTTGTTATACAGTACCTTGTGAACAAAGTAGGATTTAGTCCAATGCATTGTATTACCATTTTCAGGAAAACAAAATCCTTTCAGGGTAAAAGtgaccaaaacaaacacaaagtcgagggttaatattattattattcattgtgaTCTCAGAATAATATGCTTATATTGTACATAGTCTATATGCTATAAGTGTACATGAAAATATGCATGCAGAATCTTTAATAATGTTGGTAATCTGAAGTTAAAAATGGCTAGCGTCAAATAGATAATCATGGACTTATAGATTTGATTTACAGATCttattaaatcatataatatgtattatttcaaGTTTAATGTGCTTGTGTCTCACACGACACAACTAAAAGTCTTCAGGTCTCATACAGATAAAgctttaaaaacagctttttacAGAGTTAAAGTTACAGATGAAGTATTAGCCAAACTCAACATGTCAAAACCCAAAGAGATTATTCACAGAGATAAAATCTTATTCATGATATATGTAAAAACTAATAATGATAACGCATTGCACATGTGTACAAATATTCTGTGTAGAGTGGTGGTCAtcaggactggaattgagaaccgctgctttgcAATAAGtttctgtttgttaacattatgtaAACTAAATGTATCAACATGAAAAATAACCAATATAGCATTAATTGATtgaaattttaacatttacacacactttattttaaggtccaattcttgccaTTAACAAACCAATAACTTTGACCTTTGTCTCAATAAACTGctattttgctgcttattaatagttagtaaggtagttaagtTAAGTTTAGGTATATGGCAGGATTATGGATGTACTGTAGATATGACCATGCAGAAAATaggcactaataaacagccaatatgttaataataggcatgctaataaacaactagttaaagTGAGAAATGGTTGATttcaaaatcaaaagttgtggcctatctgttaatattatttaatggacatgagctaacatgaactaacaatgaacagttatgtttttattaagtaacatttagaATGAATTGTTTGTTGAAGATaggtaatgcattaactaatgggaccttacTTTAAAGTTATAACCTAATAGCGTCTGTTCTTGCACTAGTTGCAGTTATGTATTTAAgagctatatatatatgagattttTATGAGCAATGTGGATCATGTATGTACAAAACAAGGGTTGCTGGGAGATTGAAAATGCAGATGTTTTCGATTAGGTATAGAAGTGCTATAAAGCATATTCTGATGTTACTTGGTTTTATTAAACCCAGTGGTATTTGTATGCCATGTTGTTGGGCTCATTTGCATTGCACTATGCGTCATGATTCATTTTAGCTGACTGCTTTTGCAGACAAACAAGCTCTTATGAAATATATATGCTTTGTATGTCATGTTGATGTTAATGTGCAGTattcacttttaaatgttttaaaattacttgatGTTAGACTTTTTTCTCCTATCCAAAGCTGATGTGTGTAAAATACTTTCTTCTATGCCAGCTTGCTTATATTTGTGCAGAGACAAGTATAAGTAAGCATTCGTAGGTTGATTTCCCCGAAAAGTGTAAGCGCTGTGGTCTGTGGCACTTTCACCATTGCACTGTTTGTTTGAGCGGCCTGACATAGCAACATTGATTCAACAAATGGTTTGAGTTTGGGGCGGCACTACCTGTTTGTCCGCTGAGTGGCAGCCGGGGGGGAATTGGGGGTGGAATGTTTACTAGGAAACATATTCTTGCAGTTTTATTGAGCACAGACAttctcaatatttttgtttttacatagaGAGCTTCAGTaaccaaaatgtacattttagaagTTGGAAAAATTGTTGATGAATAGTGTACTTTGTACCacaatgaaaaatgtttaaagttttctggtaatttgatttttatttatttattttagttaacttaataataaaattcatGTCACTTATGAAGTAATTCATGTTTACACTCCTATAAACTCAGATCGACTGATTCCCAAACATTTTATTAGGCGAACCCCTTTGACCTAAAATGTTTGCTCGAAGTACACCCTGAGATTTGAGATCTGAAGgtaatgtatcttaatttaatgaCACTTTCAAATTCAGATTTTGGTTAATGGTCAGatggcatgtaaaaaaaaaaaaaaaaaaaacacaagtcagACATAAACTGTAGTTATCTGTAGTAATAGTTTAATTTAGTATATGTTCTTTCTCCGTTGGTGACTCCTtggggttagttcacccaaaaatgaaaattagcccatgaattactcacccttaaggcgtcctaggtgtatatgactttcttctttcagacgaatccagtcggatttatattaaaaatggactttgatctttcaagctgtttaatgacaCTCAGTGCAGTgaatcagtccaaaagaagttaaataaaaagcactcatccttaataaaaaagtgtctcacacagctccagggtgtaaacaaagtccttcagtagcaaatcgatgcatttttgtaagaaaaaaaaaacatttcaaacataataatcactttaaagctgcggtagggaacttttgacgctctagcagttaataaacagaactgcttgcgtcttgcagaagaacatcgtagccggaactacttctctctgtttatgtctatgaagaatcacaaaggtactgggttactccgccgcggtatccccgaagcaagctaagatagtccgaatataaacacttattataggtgcaccctagtgattcaggacaagccaaaaacacggtttggaaaatggattcatggtgtactcgcttattatataaatttttctacattttgaacacaaagttacggaccgcagctctgattggttattttttaccgggagcgatggagtttctgcaaatggcaataggaccactgggaggagccagaggagcttgatttttttcacagattatctgtctcatattctactgtcaggacataatgaatatttttttacaaaagttccctacagcacctttaatgtagCTTGTGCTAACTGTTGTACACGGAAGCAGTTCTGGGCGGATGATGTATGAGGTTGACTTTGCGCATGCTTCGCTCAGAAGTGACAAACGTGGAAGCGCAGGgaagagatcaaaacaaaaaaataggatTTGTAAAAaagaatgtcggaggatttctactagtggtgggcatagataattttttttgattAACCTAGATTaaaaaggcattcagaatatgtgtgctacccaaataaaataatgactaaaagtaagaaTTTTAGAactcaagccaggtggt harbors:
- the pskh1 gene encoding serine/threonine-protein kinase H1 homolog — translated: MGCRTSKVLPEPPADVQLDLVKKVEPHQTDVYKNFIKSDSGGEKTGSSSPQGQSQATAKVSQSPPPANSQPEPADPHRKKVAKYRAKFDPRVTAKYDIKALIGRGSFSRVVRVEHRSTRQPYAIKMIETRYREGREVCESELCVLRRVRHTNIIQLMEVFETAERVYMVMELATGGELFDRIIARGSFTERDATRVLQMVLDGVKYLHTLGITHRDLKPENLLYYHPGADSKIMITDFGLASTRKKGDECLMKTTCGTPEYIAPEILVRKPYTNAVDMWALGVISYILLSGTMPFEDDNRMRLYRQILKGKYSFSGEPWPSVSNLAKDFVDRVLTVDPSERLTAGQALKHPWIVSMAASSSMKNLQRSISQNLLKRASSRCHSTKSAQSTRSSRSTKSSKARRVREKELRELNRRYQQQCNG